The Microbacterium maritypicum genome contains a region encoding:
- a CDS encoding helix-turn-helix domain-containing protein: MNTPESQNPENTSRPFGYWLKAADRLMAAEFATAFDSEHASRRDWRLLNIVDGTVASDRPLNGHKLHRLVERGWVSPDGEGWTLTDDGRAAKERLGTLVDEIRTTVTEAVSPEDMATTLASLEKIARAFGWDEETPLPRARRHGFGGPRHGRGFPRGFGRPFGRGFGRGPEREAEHGFGHDREPGFGPGHGFGPHTDAENGCRHGEPGAGHRGHGRGHGHGHGGHGHGHGAHRAERIAQHAFERGFDAGFTRGRDA, encoded by the coding sequence ATGAACACCCCTGAATCACAGAACCCCGAAAACACCTCCCGCCCCTTCGGCTACTGGCTGAAGGCCGCCGACCGCCTCATGGCGGCCGAGTTCGCCACCGCGTTCGACAGCGAGCACGCGAGTCGCCGCGACTGGCGCCTGCTCAACATCGTCGACGGCACCGTCGCATCCGACCGCCCGCTGAACGGCCACAAGCTGCATCGACTCGTCGAGCGCGGCTGGGTCTCCCCCGACGGAGAGGGCTGGACGCTCACCGACGACGGCCGCGCGGCGAAGGAACGCCTCGGCACCCTCGTCGACGAGATCCGCACCACGGTCACCGAGGCCGTGTCCCCCGAGGACATGGCCACCACGCTGGCCTCACTCGAGAAGATCGCCCGTGCGTTCGGCTGGGACGAGGAGACCCCTCTCCCCCGCGCACGTCGGCACGGCTTCGGCGGCCCCCGCCACGGTCGCGGCTTTCCCCGCGGCTTCGGACGCCCGTTCGGCCGAGGCTTCGGCCGCGGCCCCGAGCGCGAGGCCGAGCACGGCTTCGGACACGACCGTGAGCCCGGCTTCGGCCCCGGACACGGCTTCGGCCCGCACACGGACGCCGAGAACGGATGCCGCCACGGCGAGCCCGGCGCCGGTCACCGCGGTCACGGCCGCGGACACGGACACGGACACGGCGGACACGGACACGGACACGGCGCGCACCGTGCAGAGCGGATCGCTCAGCACGCGTTCGAGCGTGGTTTCGACGCGGGATTCACCCGCGGCCGCGACGCCTGA
- a CDS encoding MarR family winged helix-turn-helix transcriptional regulator, protein MTTESNDAANDAAPDAAQRDSAQPDSAQPDSAEAIAQALSRLRGRRPGERGAGERGQGGRGHGGPRGWHGGPHGVAPGEDPRDHFEHHRGHPVMPPWMADPSGRLGGPARMRMLEALAAASAPLSVSDLGAAIGVDQPRASRLVQQGVERGYVRREADPDDARRTRIALTDEGRRLARGMRGERREMLATALTSFTEEERVELARLLNKLADNWQR, encoded by the coding sequence GTGACCACCGAATCGAACGATGCCGCGAACGACGCCGCACCGGACGCGGCCCAGCGGGATTCCGCACAACCGGATTCCGCACAGCCGGACTCCGCCGAGGCCATCGCGCAGGCGCTGTCCCGTCTGCGGGGACGCCGACCGGGGGAGAGGGGCGCGGGCGAGCGGGGCCAGGGCGGCCGTGGTCATGGCGGACCGCGCGGATGGCACGGAGGGCCCCACGGCGTCGCGCCGGGGGAAGATCCTCGCGACCACTTCGAGCACCATCGCGGTCACCCCGTGATGCCGCCGTGGATGGCCGACCCCTCGGGTCGCCTCGGCGGCCCCGCCCGCATGCGGATGCTGGAGGCGCTGGCCGCGGCATCAGCGCCGCTGAGCGTGAGCGACCTCGGCGCCGCGATCGGGGTCGATCAGCCCCGCGCGTCACGGCTCGTGCAGCAGGGCGTCGAACGCGGTTACGTGCGCCGCGAGGCCGACCCCGATGACGCGAGGCGCACGCGTATCGCGCTGACGGACGAGGGGCGTCGCCTCGCCAGGGGCATGCGCGGCGAACGTCGCGAGATGCTGGCGACGGCGCTCACCTCCTTCACGGAAGAGGAGCGCGTCGAGCTCGCCCGGCTGCTGAACAAGCTCGCCGACAACTGGCAGCGCTGA
- a CDS encoding MFS transporter has product MSEPEPRQGVPEPVATANSGAVAVVGLDLRGDTPAPKKQVYSWALWDWATQPFNTVILTFVFTALYLVGEGFLPPEVASLDVDDPVRLAAEADLAAGLGLGSTIAAFGILLLAPVLGQRADAAGRQKLWLGIGTGALVMCMLGLWFVEPTPSLFWLGVALISAATVFQEIAAVNSNAMLIGIANPKNVGRISGLGWGFGYLGGIIALVIVVVLDTFDWFGMSTDNGLAYRLIAVGCAVWAIIFSIPIFLNVPEPSLGRPERRVGFFASYPLLVKDVAGLYRDPETRPTFWYLLASAVFRDGLGGVFAFGAIIGTAVFKFETQEIIIFGIAANLIAGVSTIAAGRLDDYLGPKRIILASIGSMIVAGLAVFFLRDAGAIVFWIGGLILCAFVGPAQAAARSFLARVTPAGREGEIFGLYATTGRAASWMASGAWTLLIVLTAQTAFGILGIVIVLIAGFLLLLPVKAPR; this is encoded by the coding sequence ATGAGCGAACCCGAACCTCGCCAGGGCGTTCCCGAGCCCGTGGCGACCGCGAACAGCGGCGCCGTGGCCGTCGTCGGCCTGGATCTGCGCGGCGACACACCCGCGCCGAAGAAGCAGGTGTACTCCTGGGCGCTGTGGGACTGGGCGACGCAGCCCTTCAACACCGTCATCCTGACGTTCGTGTTCACGGCGCTGTATCTCGTCGGCGAGGGCTTCCTGCCACCAGAGGTCGCGTCGCTCGATGTGGACGACCCGGTCCGACTCGCCGCCGAGGCGGATCTCGCGGCCGGTCTCGGCCTCGGGTCGACGATCGCTGCCTTCGGCATCCTGCTGCTGGCCCCCGTGCTGGGTCAGCGCGCGGACGCCGCCGGGCGCCAGAAGCTGTGGCTCGGAATCGGCACCGGCGCACTGGTCATGTGCATGCTGGGCCTGTGGTTCGTCGAACCCACGCCGAGCCTGTTCTGGCTGGGAGTCGCCCTGATCTCGGCCGCGACGGTGTTCCAGGAGATCGCGGCGGTGAACTCCAACGCGATGCTCATCGGCATCGCGAACCCGAAGAACGTCGGTCGCATCTCGGGCCTCGGCTGGGGCTTCGGCTACCTCGGCGGCATCATCGCCCTCGTGATCGTGGTCGTGCTGGACACCTTCGACTGGTTCGGCATGTCGACCGACAACGGCCTGGCCTACCGGCTGATCGCGGTCGGATGCGCGGTTTGGGCGATCATCTTCAGCATCCCGATCTTCCTCAACGTGCCGGAACCCTCACTCGGACGCCCCGAGCGCAGAGTCGGATTCTTCGCCTCGTACCCGCTGCTGGTGAAGGACGTCGCCGGTCTGTACCGCGACCCGGAGACCCGGCCCACCTTCTGGTATCTGCTGGCGAGCGCCGTGTTCCGCGACGGCCTCGGTGGCGTGTTCGCCTTCGGTGCGATCATCGGCACAGCAGTGTTCAAGTTCGAGACGCAGGAGATCATCATCTTCGGCATCGCCGCGAACCTGATCGCGGGGGTCTCGACGATCGCCGCCGGACGACTCGACGACTACCTGGGGCCGAAGCGGATCATCCTCGCCTCGATCGGGTCGATGATCGTCGCCGGCCTCGCGGTCTTCTTCCTGAGGGACGCGGGCGCCATCGTGTTCTGGATCGGCGGACTCATCCTCTGCGCGTTCGTCGGCCCCGCGCAGGCGGCGGCACGGTCGTTCCTGGCCAGGGTCACCCCGGCCGGCCGCGAGGGCGAGATCTTCGGCCTGTACGCCACGACCGGTCGGGCCGCGAGCTGGATGGCCTCCGGCGCCTGGACCCTGTTGATCGTGCTGACGGCCCAGACCGCGTTCGGCATCCTGGGCATCGTGATCGTCCTGATCGCCGGTTTCCTGCTCCTGCTCCCGGTGAAGGCGCCGCGCTGA
- a CDS encoding exo-beta-N-acetylmuramidase NamZ family protein: MHLGIDRLLRHDLPPRLLTTLRTARIGMLTNDLALTSQLTRGRAALVAEGWSLNLLFGPEHGMDGRAKEGALIDDVRDRVTGVPVRSLYGPSVRPSAEDLADLDVVLVDLPDVGARFYTYIWTMSHMLEACAHAGVAVIVLDRPNPLGGLLEQAEGPMLDEAAQSLVGRWSMPIRHGLTIGELARHWVRTRGIDVELDVVELDGWRRGDTAIGREELRWMPPSPNLPSAATALLYPGTCLAEGVNVSEGRSTAVPFRVIGAPFIDAEDYAQAVVDLDLPGVTASPYGFTPLVRDHAGAQCEGVILHVTDAAALRPVHTGVRLLSLLAEMYPESLAERSLIPMPGESNWSPLEKLFGVRGAFRQIADGSWNDPATLAVPNWPAAVEADLLYA; the protein is encoded by the coding sequence ATGCACCTCGGTATCGACCGGCTCCTCCGGCACGACCTGCCCCCGCGCCTGCTGACCACGCTGCGCACCGCGCGGATCGGGATGCTCACCAACGACCTGGCGCTGACGTCGCAGCTCACGCGTGGGCGGGCCGCGCTCGTGGCGGAGGGGTGGTCGCTGAACCTGCTCTTCGGCCCGGAACACGGGATGGACGGACGGGCGAAAGAGGGAGCGCTCATCGACGACGTGCGAGACCGCGTCACGGGCGTTCCCGTGCGCAGCCTGTACGGCCCCTCCGTGCGCCCCTCCGCGGAAGACCTCGCCGACCTCGACGTCGTCCTGGTGGATCTCCCGGATGTCGGCGCACGCTTCTACACCTACATCTGGACCATGAGCCACATGCTCGAAGCCTGCGCGCATGCGGGGGTCGCCGTCATCGTGCTCGACCGCCCCAATCCGCTCGGCGGTCTCCTCGAACAGGCAGAGGGTCCGATGCTCGACGAGGCGGCGCAATCGCTGGTCGGGCGCTGGTCGATGCCGATCCGTCACGGACTCACCATCGGAGAACTCGCTCGGCACTGGGTGCGCACCCGCGGCATCGATGTCGAGCTCGACGTCGTCGAGCTCGACGGCTGGCGACGCGGGGACACCGCGATCGGTCGCGAAGAGCTCCGCTGGATGCCGCCGTCACCGAACCTGCCGAGCGCGGCGACAGCCCTGCTCTACCCCGGGACGTGCCTCGCCGAGGGCGTGAACGTCTCCGAAGGGCGCAGCACCGCGGTGCCGTTCCGTGTGATCGGGGCACCCTTCATCGACGCCGAGGACTATGCGCAGGCGGTGGTCGACCTCGATCTCCCCGGGGTGACCGCCTCCCCCTACGGATTCACCCCCCTCGTGCGCGACCATGCCGGCGCGCAGTGCGAGGGTGTGATCCTGCACGTGACCGATGCCGCGGCCCTGCGGCCGGTGCACACCGGGGTGCGCCTCCTGTCACTCCTGGCGGAGATGTACCCGGAGTCCCTCGCCGAGCGGTCGCTGATCCCGATGCCGGGAGAGTCGAACTGGTCGCCGCTGGAGAAGCTCTTCGGCGTGCGCGGCGCATTCCGCCAGATCGCCGACGGGAGCTGGAACGACCCGGCGACACTCGCGGTACCGAACTGGCCCGCGGCCGTCGAGGCGGATCTGCTCTACGCCTGA
- a CDS encoding MurR/RpiR family transcriptional regulator — MPNSVVTAIHQRLSELTPTERRIAEYVLAEPQAVVESSITRLAEECEVSVASVARFTRSVGFGGYPDMRLALATELSRSASDQERFQVSAGDVSRYDDVATTVRKIAFAEAAAIERTARQIDLDELERCVAEVRDARRIDIYGAASSGLAAQDLEQKLHRAGLVAQARTDHHLALTGAALLDGRDVAIAISHSGRTLEIVQAAQVAGRAGATTIAITNNPKSPLARACDLVLVTAVSESTFRSGAMASRIAQLAILDFLYTRIAQADYDTISANLQRTLDAVTTHRID, encoded by the coding sequence GTGCCGAACAGTGTCGTGACAGCCATCCATCAGCGTCTCTCCGAGTTGACCCCGACCGAGCGCCGTATCGCCGAGTACGTCCTCGCCGAGCCCCAGGCCGTCGTGGAGAGCTCCATCACCCGGTTGGCCGAGGAGTGCGAGGTCTCCGTCGCCAGCGTCGCCCGCTTCACCCGCAGCGTCGGCTTCGGCGGCTACCCGGACATGCGATTGGCGCTCGCGACCGAGCTCAGCCGCAGCGCCTCCGACCAGGAGAGGTTCCAGGTTTCTGCGGGCGATGTCAGCCGCTACGACGACGTCGCGACGACCGTGCGCAAGATCGCCTTCGCGGAGGCCGCCGCGATCGAACGCACCGCCCGCCAGATCGATCTCGACGAGCTCGAACGCTGCGTGGCCGAGGTCCGAGACGCGCGACGCATCGACATCTACGGTGCCGCCTCCAGCGGACTCGCCGCCCAGGATCTGGAGCAGAAGCTGCACCGCGCAGGACTCGTCGCCCAGGCCCGCACCGACCACCATCTCGCGCTGACGGGCGCCGCGCTGCTGGATGGGCGGGATGTGGCGATCGCCATCTCCCATTCCGGACGCACGCTCGAGATCGTGCAGGCGGCGCAGGTCGCGGGCAGAGCCGGGGCGACCACGATCGCCATCACGAACAACCCGAAGTCGCCTCTGGCCAGAGCGTGCGACCTGGTGCTCGTCACCGCGGTGTCGGAATCGACGTTCCGCTCCGGCGCGATGGCGAGCCGCATCGCGCAGCTCGCGATCCTCGACTTCCTCTACACCCGCATCGCGCAGGCCGACTACGACACCATCTCGGCGAACCTGCAGCGCACCCTCGACGCCGTCACCACTCACAGAATCGACTGA
- a CDS encoding ABC transporter substrate-binding protein, translating into MRNRPVRLASTAGILVAGLAVAGCAPAASSGEAESDVTLTIWSWQASSSPKWEAVFDKYEESHPGVTIQFEGFQPTEYNQILATGLEGSDGPDIAMLRAYGGIQPAIQSEQIVPIDDIVDGLDQFDPTVLRAAQGKDDGKTYGVPFAYQTMQMFYNKTMFDEMGLEEPTDWDEFIDLQETLLKEGVTPMALGAREDWVLPMFHDIMGSANYGGSEFEEKVLAGDIDFTDPTYVSSLQIVKDMQKYLDKNVNAIAVADAVLQFTSGQAAQWPGGSFDLPTFQNSAPDTEWGVYEVPPAPGSALDHAVTPGYADGSFGINASSENQEAAAELLNWMTTSEFGQLVADEVDQFSALPGVKYSDPLMQEMNEQYTANPAPYLLLVDFRYGDPTGTAVLGPDIQAMFLGDKTPEQLGADLQSGVSTWFTPGS; encoded by the coding sequence ATGCGAAACCGCCCCGTCCGCCTCGCATCCACAGCAGGCATTCTCGTCGCTGGGCTCGCTGTCGCGGGCTGTGCCCCCGCCGCGTCCAGCGGTGAAGCCGAGAGCGATGTCACGCTCACGATCTGGTCGTGGCAGGCTTCCTCCTCGCCCAAGTGGGAGGCCGTCTTCGACAAGTACGAAGAGTCCCACCCCGGGGTCACGATCCAGTTCGAAGGCTTCCAGCCGACCGAGTACAACCAGATCCTGGCGACCGGTCTCGAGGGGAGCGATGGGCCGGACATCGCCATGCTCCGCGCGTACGGCGGCATCCAGCCGGCGATCCAGTCGGAGCAGATCGTGCCGATCGACGACATCGTCGACGGACTCGATCAGTTCGATCCGACCGTGCTGCGGGCAGCTCAGGGCAAGGACGACGGGAAGACCTATGGGGTCCCGTTCGCGTACCAGACGATGCAGATGTTCTACAACAAGACCATGTTCGACGAGATGGGTCTCGAGGAGCCCACCGACTGGGACGAGTTCATCGACCTGCAGGAGACCTTGCTGAAAGAGGGCGTGACCCCGATGGCACTCGGTGCCCGCGAGGACTGGGTGCTGCCGATGTTCCACGACATCATGGGCTCGGCGAACTACGGCGGATCCGAGTTCGAGGAGAAGGTGCTCGCCGGCGACATCGACTTCACCGACCCGACGTACGTGTCGTCGCTGCAGATCGTCAAGGACATGCAGAAGTACCTCGACAAGAACGTCAACGCGATCGCCGTCGCCGACGCCGTGCTGCAGTTCACCTCGGGGCAGGCGGCCCAGTGGCCCGGTGGATCGTTCGATCTGCCGACGTTCCAGAACTCCGCGCCCGACACGGAATGGGGCGTGTACGAGGTGCCCCCGGCCCCCGGCAGCGCTCTGGACCATGCGGTCACCCCGGGCTACGCCGACGGCAGCTTCGGCATCAACGCCTCCAGCGAGAACCAGGAGGCGGCGGCAGAGCTGCTGAACTGGATGACGACCTCGGAATTCGGTCAGCTCGTCGCCGATGAGGTGGACCAGTTCTCCGCCCTCCCCGGAGTGAAGTACTCCGACCCGCTCATGCAGGAGATGAACGAGCAGTACACCGCCAACCCGGCGCCGTACCTGCTGCTCGTCGACTTCCGCTACGGCGACCCGACCGGAACCGCGGTCCTGGGCCCGGACATCCAGGCGATGTTCCTCGGCGACAAGACGCCGGAGCAGCTCGGTGCCGACCTGCAGTCCGGGGTCTCCACCTGGTTCACCCCTGGTTCCTGA
- a CDS encoding carbohydrate ABC transporter permease, translated as MALTIPVRRDPAKREGTKRRTRAGIALSTPTATLFVLPAAVLFAVLILYPMLAALSYSFFDWQGTKQGGFAGVANYITLLTKEPYASELWNAFGHNLLLFAGALVFQNSLGLGIATLLHRRKRTKRFFQTIFALPYLVSPMVIGYLWSLMLSPLFGPVNAILRGVGLESLALPWLGDPQLAIWVIVLVSAWQWIGFPILLYGAALGGIPEEIEEAASLDGATAAKRFRYITLPMLTPTIGIITVLTFIGSMEAMAIPFALAGSNGAPAGSTDVMMLLFYRTAFESGNPNSIGVSSALATVLFIFIMVISVVITSTMRRAERKLF; from the coding sequence ATGGCACTGACCATCCCCGTCCGGCGCGACCCCGCGAAGCGCGAGGGCACGAAGCGACGCACACGCGCAGGCATCGCCCTGTCCACCCCGACGGCCACCCTGTTCGTGCTGCCGGCCGCCGTGCTGTTCGCCGTGCTCATCCTCTATCCGATGCTCGCTGCGCTCAGCTATTCGTTCTTCGACTGGCAGGGCACGAAGCAGGGCGGTTTCGCAGGGGTCGCGAACTACATCACCCTCCTCACGAAGGAGCCCTACGCCTCCGAGCTGTGGAACGCCTTCGGGCACAACCTGCTGCTGTTCGCGGGTGCGCTGGTCTTCCAGAACTCGCTCGGCCTCGGTATCGCCACCCTGCTGCACCGCCGCAAGCGCACCAAGCGCTTCTTCCAGACGATCTTCGCGCTGCCCTACCTGGTGAGCCCCATGGTCATCGGCTACCTGTGGTCGCTCATGCTCTCGCCGCTGTTCGGCCCGGTGAATGCGATCCTCCGCGGTGTGGGCCTCGAGAGCCTCGCCCTTCCCTGGCTCGGCGACCCGCAGCTCGCGATCTGGGTGATCGTGCTCGTGAGCGCCTGGCAGTGGATCGGCTTCCCGATCCTGCTGTACGGCGCCGCCCTCGGCGGGATCCCGGAGGAGATCGAAGAGGCCGCCTCGCTCGACGGGGCGACCGCGGCGAAGCGTTTCCGCTACATCACGCTGCCCATGCTCACGCCCACGATCGGCATCATCACGGTGCTCACCTTCATCGGCAGCATGGAGGCGATGGCCATTCCATTCGCGCTCGCCGGCTCGAACGGGGCGCCCGCCGGGTCGACCGACGTCATGATGCTCCTCTTCTACCGGACCGCCTTCGAATCGGGGAACCCGAACTCGATCGGCGTCTCCTCCGCGCTCGCGACCGTCCTGTTCATCTTCATCATGGTGATCTCGGTCGTGATCACCTCGACGATGCGTCGCGCTGAACGAAAGCTGTTCTGA
- a CDS encoding carbohydrate ABC transporter permease, which translates to MSTALDTRPEPTTEAIVSGRSSASRRRSSRTADAPFIGRLFANVFLWGYALVAIGPLLLMVNNSLRTQQQIATEPLGLPVPPTFTSFQSAWITASFDTYFLNSITVTVGSVIVTTVVSVLAAYAFARARAKFFRGIEAVFLSGLMLPVHLAILPLFYLLDSLKMTSNVFSLILVYGALGIPFTTFVLTVFFRALPIELEEAARIDGAGPFRTFVQILLPLVRPALATVIVFRFVPVWNDFFYPLILLRDRDSYTLPVGLTRFFGEYSTDWPQLFAGLTIATIPLIVLFLLATKQIINGLTSGMSK; encoded by the coding sequence ATGAGCACTGCCCTCGACACCCGTCCGGAGCCCACCACCGAAGCGATCGTCTCCGGTCGTTCCTCCGCCTCACGCCGCCGCTCCAGCCGTACCGCCGATGCCCCGTTCATCGGGCGGTTGTTCGCGAACGTGTTCCTCTGGGGCTACGCGCTCGTCGCCATCGGCCCGCTGCTGCTGATGGTCAACAACTCGTTGCGCACACAGCAGCAGATCGCGACCGAGCCGCTCGGACTCCCGGTCCCGCCGACGTTCACGAGCTTCCAGAGCGCGTGGATCACCGCGTCGTTCGACACCTACTTCCTCAACTCGATCACCGTCACCGTCGGCTCGGTCATCGTCACGACCGTCGTCTCGGTGCTCGCCGCGTACGCGTTCGCGAGGGCTCGGGCGAAGTTCTTCCGTGGCATCGAGGCGGTCTTCCTGTCCGGGCTCATGCTGCCGGTGCACCTGGCGATCCTGCCGCTGTTCTACCTGCTCGACTCGCTCAAGATGACGAGCAACGTGTTCAGCCTGATCCTCGTCTACGGAGCCCTCGGCATTCCGTTCACGACGTTCGTGCTGACGGTCTTCTTCCGCGCGTTGCCGATCGAACTCGAAGAGGCGGCGCGCATCGACGGCGCCGGTCCGTTCCGCACCTTCGTGCAGATCCTGCTGCCGCTCGTGCGTCCGGCGCTCGCGACCGTGATCGTCTTCCGCTTCGTGCCGGTGTGGAACGACTTCTTCTACCCGCTGATCCTGCTGCGCGACCGGGACTCGTACACCCTTCCCGTCGGACTCACCCGCTTCTTCGGCGAGTACTCCACCGACTGGCCGCAGCTGTTCGCCGGGCTCACGATCGCGACGATCCCGCTCATCGTGCTGTTCCTGCTTGCGACCAAGCAGATCATCAACGGACTCACCTCCGGCATGAGCAAGTGA
- a CDS encoding serine hydrolase domain-containing protein, which yields MVNGAPGSAWASLRTTPGRGVDELLILGTAAHDDRTPLNERHLFDLASLTKVFTAVAALRLVDQGRVDPDAPVAPVLDAGSGEGAGRITLRHLLTHSSGLPAEGREWRDGIRGDELRARVLQRPLGYEPGGGHLYSDVGFIAAGEYLERVEGRPLAELWAEVATAIGAGSLTSSPDPREAVATEDQPHRGPVRGDVHDELAHALERPAGHAGLFGSVHDVAALARMIREDGQGPRERVLSTDSTRALRVPTVRADAGYGQAIGLRVRDESWMSGIDAVGHTGFTGTCFAVHTGSGGFGVLLVNRVHPSREDADIAAVRRAFLAPLAS from the coding sequence GTGGTGAACGGGGCGCCGGGGTCGGCGTGGGCCTCCCTGCGCACGACGCCGGGGCGGGGAGTCGACGAGCTGCTGATCCTCGGCACCGCGGCCCACGACGATCGGACGCCTCTGAACGAGCGGCACCTGTTCGATCTCGCGTCGCTCACGAAGGTCTTCACCGCAGTCGCCGCACTGCGGCTCGTCGACCAGGGCAGGGTCGACCCCGACGCGCCCGTCGCGCCGGTCCTGGATGCCGGTTCGGGTGAGGGCGCTGGACGCATCACCCTCCGCCACCTCCTCACGCACAGCTCAGGGCTGCCGGCCGAGGGACGCGAGTGGCGGGACGGGATCCGCGGCGATGAGTTGCGCGCGCGGGTGCTGCAGCGACCGCTCGGATATGAACCCGGTGGTGGTCACCTCTACTCCGACGTCGGGTTCATCGCCGCAGGGGAGTACCTGGAGCGCGTAGAGGGGAGACCCCTCGCCGAGCTGTGGGCGGAGGTGGCGACGGCCATCGGCGCGGGGTCGCTGACATCGTCGCCCGATCCGCGCGAGGCCGTGGCGACGGAGGATCAGCCGCACCGCGGTCCGGTGCGCGGAGACGTGCATGACGAGCTGGCGCACGCGCTCGAACGCCCGGCGGGTCACGCCGGGCTGTTCGGGTCGGTGCACGACGTCGCCGCATTGGCGCGGATGATCCGTGAGGACGGGCAGGGGCCGCGGGAGCGCGTGCTGTCCACGGACTCCACGCGCGCACTCCGCGTGCCGACCGTGCGTGCCGATGCCGGTTACGGCCAGGCGATCGGGTTGCGGGTACGGGACGAGTCGTGGATGTCCGGCATCGACGCGGTGGGGCATACCGGATTCACGGGCACATGCTTCGCCGTCCACACCGGTTCCGGCGGCTTCGGTGTGCTGCTCGTCAACCGCGTGCATCCATCGCGTGAAGACGCCGACATCGCCGCCGTCCGTCGCGCCTTCCTCGCACCGCTCGCGTCCTGA
- a CDS encoding Lrp/AsnC family transcriptional regulator, with amino-acid sequence MDFDAELIRALQEDGRASILSLAQRLGQSRAAVAARLRTMLADRTVRVVAAVDPVFLGQHVLAHVSIRTDGSVELVAEHLRDMSETVLVSAVGGAHDVVTEVRVGSMSELHDLLALIRAIDGVLDISTIIYSTVIKGFFVSEYHGGVTLDTIDEALIEQLQADGRKSFRALGEEVRLSPSAVATRVQRLIDAGVIKISAVEARGLAHRQLSMGVGMTLGDDDEAVIDELRRGRGVDFAARTLGRFDAVATLVEPSAGALYASLERLRALPGVTRIEAWLHLAVLKEDYARTLRPLRTD; translated from the coding sequence ATGGATTTCGACGCCGAACTCATCCGTGCGCTGCAGGAAGACGGTCGCGCCAGCATCCTCTCGCTGGCACAGCGACTCGGGCAGTCTCGGGCCGCCGTCGCCGCGCGGCTGCGCACGATGCTCGCCGACCGCACGGTGCGGGTCGTCGCCGCCGTCGACCCGGTCTTTCTCGGTCAGCACGTGCTCGCCCACGTCTCCATCCGCACCGACGGCTCGGTCGAGCTCGTAGCAGAGCACCTGCGCGACATGAGCGAGACCGTGCTGGTGTCGGCCGTCGGCGGGGCGCACGACGTGGTCACCGAGGTGCGCGTGGGCTCGATGTCGGAGCTGCACGACCTGCTGGCCCTGATCCGTGCGATCGACGGCGTGCTCGACATCAGCACGATCATCTACTCGACCGTGATCAAGGGCTTCTTCGTCTCGGAGTACCACGGCGGTGTCACCCTCGACACGATCGATGAGGCGCTGATCGAACAGCTGCAGGCCGACGGACGCAAGAGCTTCCGCGCGCTCGGCGAGGAGGTGCGCCTGTCGCCCTCGGCCGTCGCGACCAGGGTGCAGCGGCTGATCGACGCCGGGGTGATCAAGATCAGCGCGGTCGAGGCGCGCGGGCTCGCCCACCGGCAGCTGTCGATGGGGGTGGGCATGACGCTCGGCGACGACGACGAGGCCGTGATCGACGAACTGCGAAGGGGGCGCGGTGTGGACTTCGCCGCCCGCACGCTCGGCCGGTTCGACGCCGTGGCCACGCTGGTCGAGCCCTCGGCGGGGGCGCTGTACGCCAGCCTCGAGCGGCTGCGCGCGCTGCCGGGGGTGACGCGCATCGAGGCCTGGCTGCACCTCGCCGTGCTGAAGGAGGACTACGCGCGCACGCTGCGTCCACTGCGCACGGACTGA